The following DNA comes from Alienimonas californiensis.
CCCTCGACCTGCCGGACGAGGGCGACTTCGAGTACGAGTTCGACGTCGAAGTCCGTCCCAAGTTCGACACCCCGGACCTCGCCGGCCTGAAGATCGAGCGTCCGGACGCGGAAGTGACCGACGCCGAGGTCGCCGCCTACCGTGAGGAGTTCCTCACCCAGTACGGCCGCCTCGAACCGCAGGAGCGGGCCGCCGAGGCGGGCGACACCGTCAAGCTGAAGGTGAAGTTCTCCCACGACGGCAAGGAACTGAACGTCGTTCCGGAGCTGAAGGCCAAGCTCAAGCCGGTCCTCCGCCTCCAGGACGCGGAGCTGGAAGGCTTCGACGAACTGATCGCCGGCGCCAAGGTCGGCGACGTGAAGGAAGCCACCCTGACCGTCTCCCCCGAGGCGGACCGCGTCGAACTCCGCGGCGAGGAAGTCACCGGCAAGTTCGAGGTGCTGGCGATCTCGACCCTCAAACTGCCGACCCTCACCCGCGAACTGCTGGACCGCATCGGCGTGGAGAGCGCCGAGGAGCTGGACACGCAGATCCGCGACTCGCTCACCCGTCAGCGGGAGTACCGCCAGCGGCAGAGCGCCCGGGAGCAGTTGCTCGCCGGCATGACGGAGTCCGCCGACTGGGACCTGCCCGAGAAGCTCGTCCGCCGCCAGACCGAGAACGCCCTGCGGCGGGAACTGCTCGAAATGCAGCAGGCCGGCTTCACCACCGCCCAGATCCGGGCCCGCGAGAACGAACTGAAGCAGAACGCCCTCAGTTCGACCCGGCAGGCACTCAAGGAGCACTTCATCCTCGACCGCGTCGCCGAGGAGAACGACATCGAGCCGACCCCCGGCGAGATCGACCGCGAGATCACCTTGATGGCCCTCCAACAGGGCGAACCGGTCCGCCGCGTGCGGTCCCGCCTGGCCAAGAGCGGCATGATTGAGAACCTCGCCGCCCAGCTGCGTGAGCGGAAGGCGATCGACTTCCTGCTGGAGAAGGCCGAATACGTCGACGTGCCCTCCGAGGAACCGCCCGCCGACCGCGTCGAGGCCGTCAAGCAAAGCGTCTGCGGCATCGGTTCCGTCGCCGCCGTCGCCGACGAAGACGAGAACGGGGCCGGCGAGGAGGAGTGAATCAGTGGGCTTGACCGGCGTTTTCTTCGTCGTCGGAGCTCTCGCGGCGGTCGTGGGACTCTTCGGCCTGTTCGAGGCAAACGTCGGCTCCCGGCTGATCGCGCTGTTGATGACCGCCCCGGGCCTGCTCATGTGGCTGGTGACCGGGGGCGGATTGATGATCTACGCCGCCGCTGAGCGGGAGTTTATGCACGCCCTCATGACCGGGGGCGTGTGTTCCATCCTGTTCAGCCCCAGCTTGGTCGGCTTCTACGTCGCGATGCGGAAGGCGCCGTGAATTCAATCGTGGCGCCCGACGAACGCTTGCGTCCTCTGTCGGACTCAGGATGAATTTGAGCCGAGACCCCTGATGGAAGAACTCACTCTCGGTGAGATCGTCGTCCGCATTCTCTCCGCGGCCGGCATCGCCGGCGTGCTGGGCTGGGAACGTGAAGTGCACGACAAGCCGGCGGGCTTGCGCACGAATATGATGGTCGCCATCGGGGCGGCCACGGTGACCCTCGTCACGATCGAGCTGTGCCTGTCGTTGTCGGTCTTCCCGAACGACGGCATCCGCGCCGACCCGGTCCGCGCCGTCTCCGGCGTGATCGGGGGGCTCGGGTTCTTAGGGGCCGGCGCGATCATCCAGTCGCGCGGCGACGTCCGGGGGATGACCACCGCGGCGACCATCTGGGTCGTCGGCGGACTGGGCGTCGCCTGCGGGTTCGGCCACTATCGCGTCGCCGTGACGGCCGCGATCACCGCGTTGGGCGTGCTGTTGGCGGCCGGTCGACTCGAAAAGCGGAAGCCCGACGGGCAGGCCGCGGACGCCAAGTCGTGACCGCTTCGGGGGCGGTCAGGCGAGCGTCTTCTGCACGAACACCGCGTCCAGTCGGCGGTCCCACTTCACGCCGACGCCGGGGAAGCGGCCGACCTCCTGGAAGCCGAACGACTCGTGCAGGGCGAGGCTGGCGACGTTGTCGGCGGAGATCACGCCGACGACCGCCCACAGCGGCATCGCCGAGGCCCGTACCAGCAGGGCCTCCAATAATTCCCGCCCGACGCCGCGACGGCGGGCGGCGGGGGAGACGTGAATACTGTGCTCCGCCGTCCGGCAAAACCCCGGCTGCGACCGAAACGCTCCCAGCGTGGCGAACCCCAGCACGGCGTCGCCGTCCGTCTCCACGGCCACCAGCGCCGGCCAGCCGCCCGCCTGTTTCTCCGCGAACCACGCCCGCTGCTCGGCGTCCGACCGCGTCGCCTCCGTCCAGACGGCGGTCGTCTTTTCCACGGAGTAATTATAGATCGACCGCACGGCCTCCAGATCGGCGGCGGTCATGTCGCGAACGTCCATCCCCGTAGGGTCCGCTGTGCGGGCCGTCCGTGGCAAGCGTGGAGCTCACGGCCCGGTCCGCAGTGCGGGGACCCTACGGAGCCAGCGCCTCCAACGGGCCGACCCCCACGGTGGTCACGATCTCCAACGGGAACTCCGTCAGCAGGTCGCGCAGATCGTGCACGGTCAGCCGCCGCAGATCGGCGAGGTCGTCCTCGACCGTTTTATATTCGCCGCGGTCCTGCCAGTTGCCGCCGAGGCTGCCCAGCCGGCCCATCGGGCGTTCGCTACGCAGGACGATCCGGCTGGCGACTTTATTCTTCGCCTGGGCTAATTCTTCCGCGGTGATCCCGCGGGCGTTGACGGCGTCGAATACGCCCCGCACGGCCGCGACGTTCTCGGCGGCCCGGTCCGGGTCGCAGGAGAGATAGGTGAAGTACATGCCGGCCCCGGCGAAGTCCGTATAGCTCAGTTCGCAGGCCTCGCAGCGGCCCGGGTCGACCAGTTCCCAGAACAGGCGGCTGCCGGTGTCGTCGCCGACGATCACGCTCAATAACTCCGCCGCGTGCCGCAGCGGGGAGGCGTTGCCGGGGGCGTTCCCCGCCAGCATCACCGTCTGTTGGGCGTTCTCCGGTTTATAAATCGTCCGCAGCGCCCCCGGCGGGTGCGGCTCCGGCAGGGGGCGGTCGGTCTCGCCCTGCGGCGCCCGGCCGGCGTGCTCCTCGGCGAGTTTGAGGACGTCCTCCCACCGGGCATTACCGCAGACGGCGAGGATCAGGTTCGAGCCGACGTACCGGGAGGCGTGATAATCCCGCATCGCCTCGATCGACAGACCGCCGATGGACTCGTTCGAGCCCAGGATGCTGCCGGCGAGCGGGTGCCCGGCGAAGTGGGCCTCGTTGAGCGCGTCGTAGGCCACGCTGCCGGGCTGGTCCTCGTGCATGCCGATCTCCTCCAGGATGACCTGCTTTTCCAGGTCGAACTCCTCGTCCCGCAGGATCGGCCGGGTGAGGGTGGAGAGCAGATCGACCGCGACCGGCAGGTGCTCCGGCAGGACGGCGGCGTAGTAGACGGTTTGTTCGTGGGAGGTGTAGGCGTTGTAGCGGGCGCCGATCTCGTCGAAGACGCGGTTCATATCCTCGGCGCTGTAGCGTTCGTCCCCCTTAAAGGCCATGTGCTCCAGGAAATGGGAGACGCCGGCCAACTCGTCCGGTTCGTCCCGCCGACCGCACCGCACGAAGTAGCCGGCGGCGACGGAGTGGGCGTCGGCGTCCAGTTCCGCGAGAACGGTGACGCCGTTGGCGAGCGTGTGCTGATGAAACATGGCGACAGTCTAGGCGTCGGCGGCCGCAAGGTCGCCGCCCGCGACCGACCACGCCTGCCGGGCGATCTCCGTTTCCTCGTCGGTCGGCACGATCAGCACGGCGACGGGGCCGCCGGCGTCGATGCGGCGGACCTCGCCCGACCGCGCCGCGTTCGCCGCGGCGTCCAGCGTGACCCCGAACCCGGCCAGCGGTTCGCAGACCCGGCGGCGGATCTCCGCGGCGTTCTCCCCCACGCCCGCGGTGAAGACCAGACCGTCCAACCGCCCCAGGACCGCCGCATAGGCCCCGACGTATTTGCGGATGCGGCGGCAATAAATGTCGAGGGCCAGTTCGGCGTCCGCGTCGCCGGCGGCGGCCCGCTGGAGCACGCGGCGGACGTCGTTCTCGCCGCACAGGCCCTTCAAACCGCTCTCGCGGTTCAGCAGGCGGTCGACCTCCTCCGCGGACAGCCCCGCCGCACGTTGCAGGTAGGTCACGGCGGCCGGGTCGAGGTCCCCGCAGCGGGTCCCCATCACGAGGCCCTCCAGCGGCGTCAGACCCATGCTGGTGTCCACGCACACGCCCCCCGCCACCGCCGCGGCACTGCACCCGTTGCCCAGATGCAGGGTGACGAGATTTAACTCGACGGGATCGCGGCCGTCGGTTCGCTGCAAATAATCCCCGGCGACGCGGGAGACGTATTGATGCGAGGTGCCGTGGAAGCCGTAGCGGCGGACGCCGTGCTCCCGTTCGCACCACGCCGGCAGGGCGTAGCGGGCGGCGGCCTCCGGCATCGTCTGATGAAAGGCGGTGTCGAAGACGCCGACCTGCGGCACGTTCGGCAATCGCTCCGCGACGGCTCGAATCCCCGCTAGCGCCGGCGGATTGTGCAGGGGGGCCAGCGGGACGAGGCGTTCCACCTCGGCGATCGCCGCCTCATCTAACAGCGCCGGCCCGGTGAAGGTTCGCCCGCCGTGC
Coding sequences within:
- the tig gene encoding trigger factor; this translates as MSTDAPVLDDPAAGGTLGDPDLTGDALFGDELADDRRKMDLSVEVQDAGPCLKHVKVTVPRAEIDAALEEALEEYADQAAVPGFRVGRVPVSLIKKRFKDELAGQVKQRVLIDSLEQVSEEQDLDPINEPDLDVTTLDLPDEGDFEYEFDVEVRPKFDTPDLAGLKIERPDAEVTDAEVAAYREEFLTQYGRLEPQERAAEAGDTVKLKVKFSHDGKELNVVPELKAKLKPVLRLQDAELEGFDELIAGAKVGDVKEATLTVSPEADRVELRGEEVTGKFEVLAISTLKLPTLTRELLDRIGVESAEELDTQIRDSLTRQREYRQRQSAREQLLAGMTESADWDLPEKLVRRQTENALRRELLEMQQAGFTTAQIRARENELKQNALSSTRQALKEHFILDRVAEENDIEPTPGEIDREITLMALQQGEPVRRVRSRLAKSGMIENLAAQLRERKAIDFLLEKAEYVDVPSEEPPADRVEAVKQSVCGIGSVAAVADEDENGAGEEE
- a CDS encoding MgtC/SapB family protein, with the protein product MEELTLGEIVVRILSAAGIAGVLGWEREVHDKPAGLRTNMMVAIGAATVTLVTIELCLSLSVFPNDGIRADPVRAVSGVIGGLGFLGAGAIIQSRGDVRGMTTAATIWVVGGLGVACGFGHYRVAVTAAITALGVLLAAGRLEKRKPDGQAADAKS
- a CDS encoding GNAT family N-acetyltransferase; this translates as MTAADLEAVRSIYNYSVEKTTAVWTEATRSDAEQRAWFAEKQAGGWPALVAVETDGDAVLGFATLGAFRSQPGFCRTAEHSIHVSPAARRRGVGRELLEALLVRASAMPLWAVVGVISADNVASLALHESFGFQEVGRFPGVGVKWDRRLDAVFVQKTLA
- a CDS encoding M16 family metallopeptidase encodes the protein MFHQHTLANGVTVLAELDADAHSVAAGYFVRCGRRDEPDELAGVSHFLEHMAFKGDERYSAEDMNRVFDEIGARYNAYTSHEQTVYYAAVLPEHLPVAVDLLSTLTRPILRDEEFDLEKQVILEEIGMHEDQPGSVAYDALNEAHFAGHPLAGSILGSNESIGGLSIEAMRDYHASRYVGSNLILAVCGNARWEDVLKLAEEHAGRAPQGETDRPLPEPHPPGALRTIYKPENAQQTVMLAGNAPGNASPLRHAAELLSVIVGDDTGSRLFWELVDPGRCEACELSYTDFAGAGMYFTYLSCDPDRAAENVAAVRGVFDAVNARGITAEELAQAKNKVASRIVLRSERPMGRLGSLGGNWQDRGEYKTVEDDLADLRRLTVHDLRDLLTEFPLEIVTTVGVGPLEALAP
- a CDS encoding acetate/propionate family kinase, which produces MTASVLVLNAGSSSLKWDLFAAPAFSSLRSGMIERIGEKGGALDHAAALAAVLDELGEARPAVVGHRIVHGGRTFTGPALLDEAAIAEVERLVPLAPLHNPPALAGIRAVAERLPNVPQVGVFDTAFHQTMPEAAARYALPAWCEREHGVRRYGFHGTSHQYVSRVAGDYLQRTDGRDPVELNLVTLHLGNGCSAAAVAGGVCVDTSMGLTPLEGLVMGTRCGDLDPAAVTYLQRAAGLSAEEVDRLLNRESGLKGLCGENDVRRVLQRAAAGDADAELALDIYCRRIRKYVGAYAAVLGRLDGLVFTAGVGENAAEIRRRVCEPLAGFGVTLDAAANAARSGEVRRIDAGGPVAVLIVPTDEETEIARQAWSVAGGDLAAADA